A section of the Euwallacea fornicatus isolate EFF26 chromosome 12, ASM4011564v1, whole genome shotgun sequence genome encodes:
- the Rbp gene encoding RIMS-binding protein 2 isoform X10, producing MDLELQLRAAEARRADLERQHQEALSVLAGCGPDTLEARQSRVRELDKKIALENVRCEELQLELSSATRTRGPTSAGLSGLTSNYSTGQHQPWSQSKGTEIEKIMAKIEQDNRILAELDHSRSTTLGQGLATSVSSHALGECSPPISPITMSHTTPNIYPTNTSLGGQHSYNAGVLSSTGTAYISNPASVGNYNTSTYNSLGQHYGTSKSLMGATGISSLGHHTIGIGASGMGQQSVLGTIGYSACSRNLNGHFSGTLIQPMSTLGGNVIGGASLPSSGLGTSIVPPTNYATSTIANTTFTNPLASSNPSRMLSQVSSYNNPSFSNPITSTLNQYSTLNQYSNPLPIVTTSYTNAVTFSNPLSSHFNSLGTSGMNIKLKAIDDVDLGQRRVATPVTPHPPPWTGTLGITDLRPRMLTDGLDSDWSGGATLGGIQTGDRSFLNGQQVPDGQVDMLDIPGKGRCSVYIARFSYEPEPESEEELSIVAGDYLLVWGEPMGPGGYLDAELLDGRRGLVPAHFVQRLIGDDLLEFHQAVLSTLREEEINQENFAADVARLNELAEIAEQQEDDNSGPEGEAADLLFSVLVPAPRQLTLERQLNKSVLISWTAPENVGPNQIESYHVYVDGVLKATVKATERTRALVEGVDSNRPHRISVRSVTANRRTSRDAACTMIIGRDTHQLGPSAVRASNITSTSAVISWLPANSNHQHVVCVNNVEVRTVKPGVYRHTITGLAPNTQYRVTVRAKHHRSAQNVANLAEELPMPAAAHTDFRTLPKGLPDPPSDILVEPGPQDGTLLVTWHPITTPHHPGSSITGYAVYADGKKVTDVDSPTGDHALIDISKLLGLNPRHVTVRTKARDSQSTDSVPTAIPVSVLRGGPARRQQPHSAVMPAHLRQQMPRSQQPGQQVIEPDENLSDKEIFPNSQVHRQQQSGIPSIDELDSRNRRFNRNQPRQVQNPGQPQQNVQGVAGQTSQQYYPGGQQVVQNQRQNQIMRNQQPVMRPSPNNPQSKMRDQNTKPKYFVALFDYDPATMSPNPDACDEELPFSEGDTIKVWGEKDADGFYWGECRGRRGFVPHNMVMELDNHSNQALQQHNNQSLQQPMNQSVRRMVALYDYDPQELSPNVDAEQVELSFTTGQIITVFGEMDEDGFYNAEIDGVRGLVPSNFLADAPDQFGAGGPNQGQPRGDNFAGRNQPQPRGVGPGARGPPPPPRENQMRGAVSGTQNRGKDACHLLYSSSQLDSSFNNTQASMSNTNNTSTEHQQGRLRGMLRPGPGNQSQMQTTQPNQSQPFGQPISQNTSMGGLFSSITGSGQSQPINQQTYGQTNPQNQRIQHKGVPQVLPTVGGMASSGVQPQPGAGGVPGGPNLMQKLNEITAPGGDILSKGKELIFMKFGLGGK from the exons ATGGACCTCGAACTCCAATTGAGGGCGGCCGAGGCACGTCGAGCGGATCTGGAAAGACAACATCAGGAGGCCCTCAGCGTGCTGGCAGGTTGCGGTCCAGACACGTTAGAAGCCCGCCAATCGAGGGTCAGGGAGCTggacaaaaaaattgctctGGAAAATGTCAG ATGCGAAGAACTCCAGCTTGAGCTGAGTTCCGCCACACGTACCCGGGGCCCAACTTCCGCCGGTTTGTCAGGCCTCACCTCGAACTACTCTACTGGGCAGCACCAGCCTTGGTCCCAATCTAAAGGTACtgagattgaaaaaattatggcAAAAATAGAGCAGGATAACAGAATATTAGCTGAGTTAGACCATAGTCGCAGTACTACACTAG GTCAAGGACTGGCAACAAGTGTCAGTTCTCATGCTTTAGGAGAATGTAGCCCGCCAATTTCACCGATAACTATGTCGCATACTACTCCGAACATTTATCCGACCAATACGTCGCTAGGCGGTCAGCATAGCTACAATGCAG GAGTTCTTTCGAGTACTGGTACTGCGTACATCTCGAATCCTGCGAGCGTTGGCAACTACAACACTTCCACGTACAACAGCCTGGGGCAGCACTATGGTACTAGTAAATCTTTGATGGGGGCCACGGGGATTAGTAGTCTTGGGCATCATACTATAGGCATTGGCGCTAGTGGGATGGGACAGCAATCGGTTTTAGGTACTATCGGGTACTCGGCTTGCTCGAGGAACTTAAACGGGCATTTTTCAGGAACATTGATCCAGCCTATGTCGACCTTAGGGGGTAACGTCATCGGGGGAGCTTCGCTTCCATCCTCTGGTTTAGGAACTTCCATTGTACCTCCCACGAATTACGCCACTAGCACCATAGCAAATACTACCTTCACCAATCCGTTGGCGTCCTCTAATCCTAGCAGAATGTTAA GTCAAGTGTCTTCTTACAATAACCCGTCGTTCAGCAACCCTATTACAAGTACTCTAAATCAGTACTCTACTCTGAATCAGTACTCCAATCCGCTTCCAATCGTCACCACCAGTTACACCAATGCGGTGACATTTTCCAACCCCTTAAGTTCCCATTTTAACAGCTTAGGGACTTCTGGCATGAATATTAAGTTGAAAGCTATCGATGACGTTGATTTGG GTCAACGAAGAGTGGCCACCCCCGTTACCCCACACCCTCCTCCTTGGACAGGGACGTTGGGTATTACTGACCTGCGCCCGCGCATGCTTACAGATGGCTTGGACTCGGATTGGAGCGGAGGGGCGACCCTTGGGGGCATCCAAACCGGTGACAGGAGCTTCTTGAATGGGCAGCAGGTTCCCGATGGCCAAGTCGATATGCTGGACATTCCAGGAAAAGGAAGATGTTCAGTGTATATTGCTAG GTTCTCCTACGAGCCCGAACCGGAGTCGGAAGAGGAATTGAGCATTGTGGCAGGAGATTATTTGTTGGTGTGGGGGGAGCCTATGGGCCCTGGCGGGTACCTGGACGCGGAACTTCTAGATGGTCGGCGGGGATTGGTGCCTGCCCACTTCGTCCAGCGGCTGATTG GTGACGACCTTCTGGAGTTCCATCAGGCGGTGCTTTCCACATTGCGCGAGGAAGAAATCAACCAAGAGAACTTTGCTGCCGATGTGGCAAGGCTGAACGAACTGGCAGAGATAGCGGAACAGCAAGAAGATGATAACAGTGGCCCTGAAGGTGAGGCAG CTGATCTGCTGTTTTCCGTACTAGTGCCTGCTCCCAGGCAGCTAACCCTGGAACGACAGCTCAACAAGAGCGTTCTGATCAGCTGGACCGCTCCTGAGAATGTCGGTCCCAATCAGATCGAAAGTTACCACGTATACGTAGATGGAGTGCTCAAAGCTACAGTTAAAGCAACTGAGAGGACAAGAGCTTTAGTTGAGGGCGTCGATAGCAACAGA CCACATCGCATCAGCGTTCGCTCAGTGACAGCCAATCGACGTACCTCACGTGACGCAGCTTGTACCATGATCATAGGCCGAGACACACATCAATTAGGACCCAGTGCCGTGAGGGCTTCCAATATCACCTCAACCTCGGCGGTAATAAGTTGGTTACCGGCCAACTCAAATCATCAGCATGTGGTGTGCGTTAACAACGTGGAGGTCAGGACTGTGAAGCCGGGGGTGTACAGGCACACGATCACTG GTTTGGCCCCGAACACCCAGTACAGAGTGACTGTGCGGGCGAAGCACCACCGATCTGCGCAAAATGTGGCAAATTTAGCTGAGGAATTGCCCATGCCCGCAGCTGCGCATACGGATTTTAGGACGCTTCCGAAGGGGCTGCCCGACCCTCCTAGTGACATTTTAGTCGAGCCCG GGCCCCAGGACGGGACACTTTTAGTCACGTGGCATCCCATCACTACACCACACCACCCGGGTTCCAGCATCACCGGATACGCAGTATATGCTGACGGGAAGAAGGTGACAGACGTAGACAGCCCCACAG GCGACCACGCCCTGATAGATATCTCGAAGCTCCTGGGACTCAATCCCCGTCACGTGACAGTGCGCACTAAAGCTCGCGACAGTCAATCAACCGATAGCGTCCCCACAGCTATACCCGTGAGTGTGCTTCGAGGGGGCCCTGCCCGCAGGCAGCAGCCTCACAGCGCAGTGATGCCTGCCCATTTACGTCAGCAGATGCCTAGGAGTCAGCAGCCCGGGCAGCAA GTCATTGAGCCTGACGAAAACTTAAGTGATAAAGAGATCTTCCCAAATTCGCAGGTCCATAGGCAGCAGCAAAGTGGTATCCCCTCAATAG ACGAACTGGATTCTAGAAACAGGAGATTCAATAGGAACCAGCCCAGGCAGGTCCAGAATCCTGGCCAGCCCCAGCAGAATGTGCAGGGGGTCGCGGGTCAGACTTCGCAACAGTATTATCCCGGTGGTCAGCAAG TGGTCCAAAATCAGCGCCAAAACCAGATAATGCGCAACCAGCAGCCCGTGATGCGTCCATCCCCCAACAACCCCCAGAGCAAGATGCGAGACCAAAACACcaaaccaaaatatttcgttGCTTTGTTTGACTACGATCCCGCCACCATGTCTCCGAACCCGGACGCTTGTGACGAGGAACTGCCCTTTTCCGAGGGTGACACCATTAAAGTGTGGGGTGAGAAAGACGCGGACGGGTTCTACTGGGGGGAGTGCCGAG GCAGGAGAGGGTTCGTGCCCCACAACATGGTAATGGAGCTCGACAACCACAGCAACCAAGCACTGCAGCAACACAACAATCAGTCTTTGCAACAACCAATGAATCAATCGGTGAGGCGAATGGTCGCACTGTACGATTACGACCCTCAGGAGCTGAGCCCTAACGTAGATGCGGAA CAGGTAGAGTTGAGCTTCACCACCGGGCAGATCATCACGGTCTTCGGGGAAATGGACGAAGACGGATTTTACAATGCCGAAATTGACGGGGTGCGAGGACTGGTACCTTCGAATTTCTTAGCAGACGCCCCTGACCAGTTCGGAGCGGGAGGTCCCAATCAAGGACAACCGAGAGGAG ATAACTTCGCAGGTAGGAACCAACCCCAGCCGCGGGGAGTTGGGCCTGGCGCCAGAGgccctcctcctcctcccaGGGAGAATCAGATGAGAGGGGCAGTCAGCGGCACGCAGAATCGAGGCAAAG ATGCCTGCCACCTGTTGTATAGCTCCTCTCAGTTAGACTCATCCTTCAACAACACTCAAGCATCGATGTCGAACACCAACAACACTTCTACCGAGCACCAACAG GGGAGGCTTCGAGGGATGCTGAGACCCGGGCCTGGTAACCAATCCCAAATGCAAACGACACAGCCCAACCAATCGCAGCCATTCGGCCAACCAATTTCCCAGAACACCTCGATGGGTGGGCTGTTCTCCAGCATCACAGGGTCCGGCCAATCGCAACCAATCAACCAACAGACTTACGGCCAGACGAACCCGCAGAACCAAAGGATACAGCATAAGGGGGTGCCCCAAGTCCTTCCTACCGTCGGAGGGATGGCTTCGAGCGGGGTGCAACCTCAACCAGGTGCCGGAGGCGTGCCAGGCGGTCCAAATTTAATGCAGAAGCTCAACGAAATTACCGCACCAGGTGGTGATATCTTGTCGAAGGGGAAGgaacttatttttatgaaatttggtttgGGGGGTAAATAA
- the Rbp gene encoding uncharacterized protein Rbp isoform X14 produces the protein MDLELQLRAAEARRADLERQHQEALSVLAGCGPDTLEARQSRVRELDKKIALENVRCEELQLELSSATRTRGPTSAGLSGLTSNYSTGQHQPWSQSKGTEIEKIMAKIEQDNRILAELDHSRSTTLGQGLATSVSSHALGECSPPISPITMSHTTPNIYPTNTSLGGQHSYNAGVLSSTGTAYISNPASVGNYNTSTYNSLGQHYGTSKSLMGATGISSLGHHTIGIGASGMGQQSVLGTIGYSACSRNLNGHFSGTLIQPMSTLGGNVIGGASLPSSGLGTSIVPPTNYATSTIANTTFTNPLASSNPSRMLSQVSSYNNPSFSNPITSTLNQYSTLNQYSNPLPIVTTSYTNAVTFSNPLSSHFNSLGTSGMNIKLKAIDDVDLGQRRVATPVTPHPPPWTGTLGITDLRPRMLTDGLDSDWSGGATLGGIQTGDRSFLNGQQVPDGQVDMLDIPGKGRCSVYIARFSYEPEPESEEELSIVAGDYLLVWGEPMGPGGYLDAELLDGRRGLVPAHFVQRLIGDDLLEFHQAVLSTLREEEINQENFAADVARLNELAEIAEQQEDDNSGPEGEAADLLFSVLVPAPRQLTLERQLNKSVLISWTAPENVGPNQIESYHVYVDGVLKATVKATERTRALVEGVDSNRPHRISVRSVTANRRTSRDAACTMIIGRDTHQLGPSAVRASNITSTSAVISWLPANSNHQHVVCVNNVEVRTVKPGVYRHTITGLAPNTQYRVTVRAKHHRSAQNVANLAEELPMPAAAHTDFRTLPKGLPDPPSDILVEPGPQDGTLLVTWHPITTPHHPGSSITGYAVYADGKKVTDVDSPTGDHALIDISKLLGLNPRHVTVRTKARDSQSTDSVPTAIPVSVLRGGPARRQQPHSAVMPAHLRQQMPRSQQPGQQVIEPDENLSDKEIFPNSQVHRQQQSGIPSIVVQNQRQNQIMRNQQPVMRPSPNNPQSKMRDQNTKPKYFVALFDYDPATMSPNPDACDEELPFSEGDTIKVWGEKDADGFYWGECRGRRGFVPHNMVMELDNHSNQALQQHNNQSLQQPMNQSVRRMVALYDYDPQELSPNVDAEQVELSFTTGQIITVFGEMDEDGFYNAEIDGVRGLVPSNFLADAPDQFGAGGPNQGQPRGDNFAGRNQPQPRGVGPGARGPPPPPRENQMRGAVSGTQNRGKDACHLLYSSSQLDSSFNNTQASMSNTNNTSTEHQQGRLRGMLRPGPGNQSQMQTTQPNQSQPFGQPISQNTSMGGLFSSITGSGQSQPINQQTYGQTNPQNQRIQHKGVPQVLPTVGGMASSGVQPQPGAGGVPGGPNLMQKLNEITAPGGDILSKGKELIFMKFGLGGK, from the exons ATGGACCTCGAACTCCAATTGAGGGCGGCCGAGGCACGTCGAGCGGATCTGGAAAGACAACATCAGGAGGCCCTCAGCGTGCTGGCAGGTTGCGGTCCAGACACGTTAGAAGCCCGCCAATCGAGGGTCAGGGAGCTggacaaaaaaattgctctGGAAAATGTCAG ATGCGAAGAACTCCAGCTTGAGCTGAGTTCCGCCACACGTACCCGGGGCCCAACTTCCGCCGGTTTGTCAGGCCTCACCTCGAACTACTCTACTGGGCAGCACCAGCCTTGGTCCCAATCTAAAGGTACtgagattgaaaaaattatggcAAAAATAGAGCAGGATAACAGAATATTAGCTGAGTTAGACCATAGTCGCAGTACTACACTAG GTCAAGGACTGGCAACAAGTGTCAGTTCTCATGCTTTAGGAGAATGTAGCCCGCCAATTTCACCGATAACTATGTCGCATACTACTCCGAACATTTATCCGACCAATACGTCGCTAGGCGGTCAGCATAGCTACAATGCAG GAGTTCTTTCGAGTACTGGTACTGCGTACATCTCGAATCCTGCGAGCGTTGGCAACTACAACACTTCCACGTACAACAGCCTGGGGCAGCACTATGGTACTAGTAAATCTTTGATGGGGGCCACGGGGATTAGTAGTCTTGGGCATCATACTATAGGCATTGGCGCTAGTGGGATGGGACAGCAATCGGTTTTAGGTACTATCGGGTACTCGGCTTGCTCGAGGAACTTAAACGGGCATTTTTCAGGAACATTGATCCAGCCTATGTCGACCTTAGGGGGTAACGTCATCGGGGGAGCTTCGCTTCCATCCTCTGGTTTAGGAACTTCCATTGTACCTCCCACGAATTACGCCACTAGCACCATAGCAAATACTACCTTCACCAATCCGTTGGCGTCCTCTAATCCTAGCAGAATGTTAA GTCAAGTGTCTTCTTACAATAACCCGTCGTTCAGCAACCCTATTACAAGTACTCTAAATCAGTACTCTACTCTGAATCAGTACTCCAATCCGCTTCCAATCGTCACCACCAGTTACACCAATGCGGTGACATTTTCCAACCCCTTAAGTTCCCATTTTAACAGCTTAGGGACTTCTGGCATGAATATTAAGTTGAAAGCTATCGATGACGTTGATTTGG GTCAACGAAGAGTGGCCACCCCCGTTACCCCACACCCTCCTCCTTGGACAGGGACGTTGGGTATTACTGACCTGCGCCCGCGCATGCTTACAGATGGCTTGGACTCGGATTGGAGCGGAGGGGCGACCCTTGGGGGCATCCAAACCGGTGACAGGAGCTTCTTGAATGGGCAGCAGGTTCCCGATGGCCAAGTCGATATGCTGGACATTCCAGGAAAAGGAAGATGTTCAGTGTATATTGCTAG GTTCTCCTACGAGCCCGAACCGGAGTCGGAAGAGGAATTGAGCATTGTGGCAGGAGATTATTTGTTGGTGTGGGGGGAGCCTATGGGCCCTGGCGGGTACCTGGACGCGGAACTTCTAGATGGTCGGCGGGGATTGGTGCCTGCCCACTTCGTCCAGCGGCTGATTG GTGACGACCTTCTGGAGTTCCATCAGGCGGTGCTTTCCACATTGCGCGAGGAAGAAATCAACCAAGAGAACTTTGCTGCCGATGTGGCAAGGCTGAACGAACTGGCAGAGATAGCGGAACAGCAAGAAGATGATAACAGTGGCCCTGAAGGTGAGGCAG CTGATCTGCTGTTTTCCGTACTAGTGCCTGCTCCCAGGCAGCTAACCCTGGAACGACAGCTCAACAAGAGCGTTCTGATCAGCTGGACCGCTCCTGAGAATGTCGGTCCCAATCAGATCGAAAGTTACCACGTATACGTAGATGGAGTGCTCAAAGCTACAGTTAAAGCAACTGAGAGGACAAGAGCTTTAGTTGAGGGCGTCGATAGCAACAGA CCACATCGCATCAGCGTTCGCTCAGTGACAGCCAATCGACGTACCTCACGTGACGCAGCTTGTACCATGATCATAGGCCGAGACACACATCAATTAGGACCCAGTGCCGTGAGGGCTTCCAATATCACCTCAACCTCGGCGGTAATAAGTTGGTTACCGGCCAACTCAAATCATCAGCATGTGGTGTGCGTTAACAACGTGGAGGTCAGGACTGTGAAGCCGGGGGTGTACAGGCACACGATCACTG GTTTGGCCCCGAACACCCAGTACAGAGTGACTGTGCGGGCGAAGCACCACCGATCTGCGCAAAATGTGGCAAATTTAGCTGAGGAATTGCCCATGCCCGCAGCTGCGCATACGGATTTTAGGACGCTTCCGAAGGGGCTGCCCGACCCTCCTAGTGACATTTTAGTCGAGCCCG GGCCCCAGGACGGGACACTTTTAGTCACGTGGCATCCCATCACTACACCACACCACCCGGGTTCCAGCATCACCGGATACGCAGTATATGCTGACGGGAAGAAGGTGACAGACGTAGACAGCCCCACAG GCGACCACGCCCTGATAGATATCTCGAAGCTCCTGGGACTCAATCCCCGTCACGTGACAGTGCGCACTAAAGCTCGCGACAGTCAATCAACCGATAGCGTCCCCACAGCTATACCCGTGAGTGTGCTTCGAGGGGGCCCTGCCCGCAGGCAGCAGCCTCACAGCGCAGTGATGCCTGCCCATTTACGTCAGCAGATGCCTAGGAGTCAGCAGCCCGGGCAGCAA GTCATTGAGCCTGACGAAAACTTAAGTGATAAAGAGATCTTCCCAAATTCGCAGGTCCATAGGCAGCAGCAAAGTGGTATCCCCTCAATAG TGGTCCAAAATCAGCGCCAAAACCAGATAATGCGCAACCAGCAGCCCGTGATGCGTCCATCCCCCAACAACCCCCAGAGCAAGATGCGAGACCAAAACACcaaaccaaaatatttcgttGCTTTGTTTGACTACGATCCCGCCACCATGTCTCCGAACCCGGACGCTTGTGACGAGGAACTGCCCTTTTCCGAGGGTGACACCATTAAAGTGTGGGGTGAGAAAGACGCGGACGGGTTCTACTGGGGGGAGTGCCGAG GCAGGAGAGGGTTCGTGCCCCACAACATGGTAATGGAGCTCGACAACCACAGCAACCAAGCACTGCAGCAACACAACAATCAGTCTTTGCAACAACCAATGAATCAATCGGTGAGGCGAATGGTCGCACTGTACGATTACGACCCTCAGGAGCTGAGCCCTAACGTAGATGCGGAA CAGGTAGAGTTGAGCTTCACCACCGGGCAGATCATCACGGTCTTCGGGGAAATGGACGAAGACGGATTTTACAATGCCGAAATTGACGGGGTGCGAGGACTGGTACCTTCGAATTTCTTAGCAGACGCCCCTGACCAGTTCGGAGCGGGAGGTCCCAATCAAGGACAACCGAGAGGAG ATAACTTCGCAGGTAGGAACCAACCCCAGCCGCGGGGAGTTGGGCCTGGCGCCAGAGgccctcctcctcctcccaGGGAGAATCAGATGAGAGGGGCAGTCAGCGGCACGCAGAATCGAGGCAAAG ATGCCTGCCACCTGTTGTATAGCTCCTCTCAGTTAGACTCATCCTTCAACAACACTCAAGCATCGATGTCGAACACCAACAACACTTCTACCGAGCACCAACAG GGGAGGCTTCGAGGGATGCTGAGACCCGGGCCTGGTAACCAATCCCAAATGCAAACGACACAGCCCAACCAATCGCAGCCATTCGGCCAACCAATTTCCCAGAACACCTCGATGGGTGGGCTGTTCTCCAGCATCACAGGGTCCGGCCAATCGCAACCAATCAACCAACAGACTTACGGCCAGACGAACCCGCAGAACCAAAGGATACAGCATAAGGGGGTGCCCCAAGTCCTTCCTACCGTCGGAGGGATGGCTTCGAGCGGGGTGCAACCTCAACCAGGTGCCGGAGGCGTGCCAGGCGGTCCAAATTTAATGCAGAAGCTCAACGAAATTACCGCACCAGGTGGTGATATCTTGTCGAAGGGGAAGgaacttatttttatgaaatttggtttgGGGGGTAAATAA